One window of the Equus caballus isolate H_3958 breed thoroughbred chromosome 2, TB-T2T, whole genome shotgun sequence genome contains the following:
- the NOCT gene encoding nocturnin isoform X2 codes for MPSCDVCPLQFCVLIRRGILGPRLVSSSSFPAVYPACSMGNGTSRLYSALAKTLNSSAASQHPEYLVSPDPEQLEPIDPKELLEECRAVLHTRPPRFQRDFVDLRTDCPSSHPPIRVMQWNILAQALGEGKDNFVQCPVEALKWEERKCLILEEILAYQPDILCLQEVDHYFDTFQPLLSRLGYQGTFFPKPWSPCLDVEHNNGPDGCALFFLQNRFKLVNSANIRLTAMTLKTNQVAIAQTLECKESSRQFCIAVTHLKARTGWERFRSAQGCDLLQNLQNITQGAKIPLIVCGDFNAEPTEEVYKHFASSSLNLNSAYKLLSADGQSEPPYTTWKIRTSGECRHTLDYIWYSKHALSVRSALDLLTEEQIGPNRLPSFNYPSDHLSLVCDFSFNEEPDGLL; via the exons ATGCCTTCCTGTGACGTCTGTCCTTTACAGTTTTGTGTACTTATTCGTCGAGGTATCTTGGGCCCAAGGTTGGTCAGCTCCAGCAGCTTCCCAGCTGTGTACCCAG CGTGTTCCATGGGAAACGGTACGAGCAGACTCTATAGTGCTCTCGCCAAGACACTGAACAGCAGCGCTGCCTCCCAGCACCCAGAGTACTTGGTGTCACCTGACCCAGAACAGCTGGAGCCCATTGACCCTAAAGAGCTCCTTGAGGAATGCAGGGCTGTCCTGCACACTCGACCTCCCCGGTTCCAGAGGGACTTTGTGGATCTGAGGACAGATTGCCCCAGTAGCCACCCACCTATTAGGGTCATGCAGTGGAACATCCTCGCCCAAG CTCTTGGAGAAGGCAAAGACAACTTTGTACAGTGCCCTGTTGAAGCGCTCaagtgggaagaaaggaaatgtcTCATCCTAGAAGAAATCCTAGCCTACCAGCCCGATATATTGTGCCTCCAAGAGGTGGACCACTATTTTGACACCTTCCAACCACTCCTCAGTAGACTGGGCTATCAAGGCACGTTCTTCCCCAAGCCCTGGTCACCTTGTCTAGATGTAGAGCACAACAATGGACCAGATGGTTGTGCCTTGTTCTTTCTCCAAAACCGATTCAAGCTAGTCAATAGTGCCAATATTAGGCTGACAGCCATGACACTGAAAACCAATCAGGTGGCCATTGCACAGACCCTAGAGTGCAAGGAGTCCAGTAGACAGTTTTGCATTGCTGTCACCCACTTAAAAGCACGTACTGGCTGGGAGCGATTTCGATCAGCTCAAGGCTGTGACCTTCTCCAGAACCTGCAGAACATCACTCAAGGAGCCAAGATTCCCCTTATTGTTTGTGGGGACTTCAATGCAGAGCCAACAGAGGAGGTCTACAAACACtttgcctcctccagcctcaaTCTGAACAGCGCCTACAAGCTGCTGAGTGCTGATGGGCAGTCGGAACCTCCATACACTACCTGGAAGATCCGGACCTCAGGGGAGTGCCGGCACACCCTGGATTATATCTGGTATTCCAAACACGCTCTAAGTGTGAGGTCAGCTCTTGATTTGCTCACGGAAGAACAGATTGGACCCAACCGGCTACCATCCTTCAATTATCCTTCAGACCACCTGTCTCTAGTCTGTGACTTCAGCTTTAATGAGGAACCTGATGGACTTTTATAA
- the NOCT gene encoding nocturnin isoform X3, translated as MPKGYSSFSLQSIGVGHSGLVFSACSMGNGTSRLYSALAKTLNSSAASQHPEYLVSPDPEQLEPIDPKELLEECRAVLHTRPPRFQRDFVDLRTDCPSSHPPIRVMQWNILAQALGEGKDNFVQCPVEALKWEERKCLILEEILAYQPDILCLQEVDHYFDTFQPLLSRLGYQGTFFPKPWSPCLDVEHNNGPDGCALFFLQNRFKLVNSANIRLTAMTLKTNQVAIAQTLECKESSRQFCIAVTHLKARTGWERFRSAQGCDLLQNLQNITQGAKIPLIVCGDFNAEPTEEVYKHFASSSLNLNSAYKLLSADGQSEPPYTTWKIRTSGECRHTLDYIWYSKHALSVRSALDLLTEEQIGPNRLPSFNYPSDHLSLVCDFSFNEEPDGLL; from the exons ATGCCCAAGggatattcttctttttctttacagtCAATTGGTGTTGGTCATTCTGGGTTGGTATTCTCAG CGTGTTCCATGGGAAACGGTACGAGCAGACTCTATAGTGCTCTCGCCAAGACACTGAACAGCAGCGCTGCCTCCCAGCACCCAGAGTACTTGGTGTCACCTGACCCAGAACAGCTGGAGCCCATTGACCCTAAAGAGCTCCTTGAGGAATGCAGGGCTGTCCTGCACACTCGACCTCCCCGGTTCCAGAGGGACTTTGTGGATCTGAGGACAGATTGCCCCAGTAGCCACCCACCTATTAGGGTCATGCAGTGGAACATCCTCGCCCAAG CTCTTGGAGAAGGCAAAGACAACTTTGTACAGTGCCCTGTTGAAGCGCTCaagtgggaagaaaggaaatgtcTCATCCTAGAAGAAATCCTAGCCTACCAGCCCGATATATTGTGCCTCCAAGAGGTGGACCACTATTTTGACACCTTCCAACCACTCCTCAGTAGACTGGGCTATCAAGGCACGTTCTTCCCCAAGCCCTGGTCACCTTGTCTAGATGTAGAGCACAACAATGGACCAGATGGTTGTGCCTTGTTCTTTCTCCAAAACCGATTCAAGCTAGTCAATAGTGCCAATATTAGGCTGACAGCCATGACACTGAAAACCAATCAGGTGGCCATTGCACAGACCCTAGAGTGCAAGGAGTCCAGTAGACAGTTTTGCATTGCTGTCACCCACTTAAAAGCACGTACTGGCTGGGAGCGATTTCGATCAGCTCAAGGCTGTGACCTTCTCCAGAACCTGCAGAACATCACTCAAGGAGCCAAGATTCCCCTTATTGTTTGTGGGGACTTCAATGCAGAGCCAACAGAGGAGGTCTACAAACACtttgcctcctccagcctcaaTCTGAACAGCGCCTACAAGCTGCTGAGTGCTGATGGGCAGTCGGAACCTCCATACACTACCTGGAAGATCCGGACCTCAGGGGAGTGCCGGCACACCCTGGATTATATCTGGTATTCCAAACACGCTCTAAGTGTGAGGTCAGCTCTTGATTTGCTCACGGAAGAACAGATTGGACCCAACCGGCTACCATCCTTCAATTATCCTTCAGACCACCTGTCTCTAGTCTGTGACTTCAGCTTTAATGAGGAACCTGATGGACTTTTATAA
- the NOCT gene encoding nocturnin isoform X1, with translation MYQSPRRLCSALLQRDAPRLRRLPARGLRLLSPPPAAAPRPASPRLLAAASAVSGAARSCSRTACSMGNGTSRLYSALAKTLNSSAASQHPEYLVSPDPEQLEPIDPKELLEECRAVLHTRPPRFQRDFVDLRTDCPSSHPPIRVMQWNILAQALGEGKDNFVQCPVEALKWEERKCLILEEILAYQPDILCLQEVDHYFDTFQPLLSRLGYQGTFFPKPWSPCLDVEHNNGPDGCALFFLQNRFKLVNSANIRLTAMTLKTNQVAIAQTLECKESSRQFCIAVTHLKARTGWERFRSAQGCDLLQNLQNITQGAKIPLIVCGDFNAEPTEEVYKHFASSSLNLNSAYKLLSADGQSEPPYTTWKIRTSGECRHTLDYIWYSKHALSVRSALDLLTEEQIGPNRLPSFNYPSDHLSLVCDFSFNEEPDGLL, from the exons ATGTATCAGAGCCCGCGGCGGCTCTGCTCCGCGCTGCTGCAGAGGGACGCGCCCCGCCTGCGCCGCCTGCCCGCGCGCGGGCTGCGCCTCCTGTCACCGCCGCCGGCGGCCGCCCCCCGGCCCGCGTCCCCCCGGCTCCTGGCGGCGGCCTCCGCGGTCTCGGGCGCCGCGAGGTCGTGCTCCCGGACAG CGTGTTCCATGGGAAACGGTACGAGCAGACTCTATAGTGCTCTCGCCAAGACACTGAACAGCAGCGCTGCCTCCCAGCACCCAGAGTACTTGGTGTCACCTGACCCAGAACAGCTGGAGCCCATTGACCCTAAAGAGCTCCTTGAGGAATGCAGGGCTGTCCTGCACACTCGACCTCCCCGGTTCCAGAGGGACTTTGTGGATCTGAGGACAGATTGCCCCAGTAGCCACCCACCTATTAGGGTCATGCAGTGGAACATCCTCGCCCAAG CTCTTGGAGAAGGCAAAGACAACTTTGTACAGTGCCCTGTTGAAGCGCTCaagtgggaagaaaggaaatgtcTCATCCTAGAAGAAATCCTAGCCTACCAGCCCGATATATTGTGCCTCCAAGAGGTGGACCACTATTTTGACACCTTCCAACCACTCCTCAGTAGACTGGGCTATCAAGGCACGTTCTTCCCCAAGCCCTGGTCACCTTGTCTAGATGTAGAGCACAACAATGGACCAGATGGTTGTGCCTTGTTCTTTCTCCAAAACCGATTCAAGCTAGTCAATAGTGCCAATATTAGGCTGACAGCCATGACACTGAAAACCAATCAGGTGGCCATTGCACAGACCCTAGAGTGCAAGGAGTCCAGTAGACAGTTTTGCATTGCTGTCACCCACTTAAAAGCACGTACTGGCTGGGAGCGATTTCGATCAGCTCAAGGCTGTGACCTTCTCCAGAACCTGCAGAACATCACTCAAGGAGCCAAGATTCCCCTTATTGTTTGTGGGGACTTCAATGCAGAGCCAACAGAGGAGGTCTACAAACACtttgcctcctccagcctcaaTCTGAACAGCGCCTACAAGCTGCTGAGTGCTGATGGGCAGTCGGAACCTCCATACACTACCTGGAAGATCCGGACCTCAGGGGAGTGCCGGCACACCCTGGATTATATCTGGTATTCCAAACACGCTCTAAGTGTGAGGTCAGCTCTTGATTTGCTCACGGAAGAACAGATTGGACCCAACCGGCTACCATCCTTCAATTATCCTTCAGACCACCTGTCTCTAGTCTGTGACTTCAGCTTTAATGAGGAACCTGATGGACTTTTATAA
- the NOCT gene encoding nocturnin isoform X4 — protein MGNGTSRLYSALAKTLNSSAASQHPEYLVSPDPEQLEPIDPKELLEECRAVLHTRPPRFQRDFVDLRTDCPSSHPPIRVMQWNILAQALGEGKDNFVQCPVEALKWEERKCLILEEILAYQPDILCLQEVDHYFDTFQPLLSRLGYQGTFFPKPWSPCLDVEHNNGPDGCALFFLQNRFKLVNSANIRLTAMTLKTNQVAIAQTLECKESSRQFCIAVTHLKARTGWERFRSAQGCDLLQNLQNITQGAKIPLIVCGDFNAEPTEEVYKHFASSSLNLNSAYKLLSADGQSEPPYTTWKIRTSGECRHTLDYIWYSKHALSVRSALDLLTEEQIGPNRLPSFNYPSDHLSLVCDFSFNEEPDGLL, from the exons ATGGGAAACGGTACGAGCAGACTCTATAGTGCTCTCGCCAAGACACTGAACAGCAGCGCTGCCTCCCAGCACCCAGAGTACTTGGTGTCACCTGACCCAGAACAGCTGGAGCCCATTGACCCTAAAGAGCTCCTTGAGGAATGCAGGGCTGTCCTGCACACTCGACCTCCCCGGTTCCAGAGGGACTTTGTGGATCTGAGGACAGATTGCCCCAGTAGCCACCCACCTATTAGGGTCATGCAGTGGAACATCCTCGCCCAAG CTCTTGGAGAAGGCAAAGACAACTTTGTACAGTGCCCTGTTGAAGCGCTCaagtgggaagaaaggaaatgtcTCATCCTAGAAGAAATCCTAGCCTACCAGCCCGATATATTGTGCCTCCAAGAGGTGGACCACTATTTTGACACCTTCCAACCACTCCTCAGTAGACTGGGCTATCAAGGCACGTTCTTCCCCAAGCCCTGGTCACCTTGTCTAGATGTAGAGCACAACAATGGACCAGATGGTTGTGCCTTGTTCTTTCTCCAAAACCGATTCAAGCTAGTCAATAGTGCCAATATTAGGCTGACAGCCATGACACTGAAAACCAATCAGGTGGCCATTGCACAGACCCTAGAGTGCAAGGAGTCCAGTAGACAGTTTTGCATTGCTGTCACCCACTTAAAAGCACGTACTGGCTGGGAGCGATTTCGATCAGCTCAAGGCTGTGACCTTCTCCAGAACCTGCAGAACATCACTCAAGGAGCCAAGATTCCCCTTATTGTTTGTGGGGACTTCAATGCAGAGCCAACAGAGGAGGTCTACAAACACtttgcctcctccagcctcaaTCTGAACAGCGCCTACAAGCTGCTGAGTGCTGATGGGCAGTCGGAACCTCCATACACTACCTGGAAGATCCGGACCTCAGGGGAGTGCCGGCACACCCTGGATTATATCTGGTATTCCAAACACGCTCTAAGTGTGAGGTCAGCTCTTGATTTGCTCACGGAAGAACAGATTGGACCCAACCGGCTACCATCCTTCAATTATCCTTCAGACCACCTGTCTCTAGTCTGTGACTTCAGCTTTAATGAGGAACCTGATGGACTTTTATAA